A window of the Polaribacter sp. HaHaR_3_91 genome harbors these coding sequences:
- a CDS encoding FecR family protein, with protein sequence MKVNESNKVKILPITELEKTALKNKIFNSIDNLSYGKRNRRNKGLVMSLAFSLVFLIGIVLCYQNEPNSSITDFVNTSKLVDFNKTDEVVLVLGNGENLKIEKKDSNINYSKSGKKLTIGEDTEIEQETSKNSKVAYNTLIIPYGKRSKINLSDGTIVWLNSGSKLIYPVVFNGDRRKLYLEGEAIFDVAHDKKHPFIVMSKEQEVKVLGTVFGVTSYPEEGEINTVLKSGSVQISYHNDPKLNHYSDKIKITPGTKATYNKETKGIVSEKVNVNNYFSWRDGVLIFKNNDLSYVMNRVSRYYNLKVDIKNKNLAKEKFSGYLDLNESIDKVVKNISASTNMKYTLEEGKIIIN encoded by the coding sequence ATGAAAGTTAATGAATCTAATAAAGTTAAGATTTTACCAATTACAGAATTGGAAAAAACGGCTTTAAAGAATAAAATTTTTAATTCTATTGATAATCTTAGCTATGGAAAAAGAAATAGAAGAAATAAAGGTTTAGTAATGAGTCTTGCTTTTTCTTTAGTTTTTTTGATAGGTATTGTTTTGTGTTATCAAAATGAACCTAATAGCTCAATTACAGATTTTGTAAATACATCAAAATTGGTAGATTTTAATAAAACTGATGAAGTTGTATTGGTTTTAGGAAATGGAGAAAATTTAAAAATAGAAAAAAAGGATAGTAATATAAATTATTCTAAATCAGGAAAAAAATTAACAATAGGAGAAGATACCGAAATAGAACAAGAAACCTCTAAAAATAGTAAAGTAGCATACAATACACTTATTATACCTTATGGTAAACGATCTAAAATAAATCTTTCAGACGGAACGATTGTTTGGTTAAATTCTGGTTCTAAATTAATATATCCGGTAGTTTTTAATGGAGATAGAAGAAAGTTGTATTTAGAAGGAGAGGCTATTTTTGATGTTGCTCATGATAAAAAACATCCTTTTATTGTAATGTCTAAAGAGCAGGAGGTTAAAGTTTTAGGAACTGTTTTTGGAGTAACAAGTTATCCGGAAGAAGGAGAAATTAATACGGTTTTAAAAAGCGGAAGTGTGCAAATTAGTTATCATAATGATCCAAAATTAAATCATTATTCAGATAAAATTAAAATTACACCTGGTACAAAAGCAACGTATAATAAAGAAACTAAGGGTATTGTATCAGAAAAAGTAAACGTAAATAATTATTTCTCATGGAGAGATGGCGTTTTAATCTTTAAAAACAATGATTTGAGTTATGTTATGAATAGAGTTTCTAGATACTATAATTTAAAAGTAGATATTAAAAATAAAAATTTAGCTAAAGAAAAGTTTTCTGGATATTTAGATTTAAACGAAAGCATAGATAAAGTGGTTAAAAATATTAGTGCAAGTACAAATATGAAATATACCTTAGAAGAAGGTAAAATAATAATTAATTAA
- a CDS encoding Crp/Fnr family transcriptional regulator — MLTINRPNNNGYENFDLFSEINNSNIQFHKEHILEINVKKNGYIYLPPNKENYIYEVIQGAVKLGGYSDNGESFVYEVLPHTEFFGNFKYLNGQFQEYAKAIVDCKIRVYNLDFFKATVLTNPFLSNWFISYLVKRWCSAEVKLKNIKEKHVKERIASLQNHYNVPIEDVNGKSYILFNLLTKQDMGDLIGVTRQTVASIIQKEKQLIF, encoded by the coding sequence ATGCTTACCATTAATAGACCAAATAATAACGGTTATGAAAATTTCGACCTATTTTCTGAAATAAATAATTCAAACATTCAATTCCATAAAGAACATATACTTGAAATAAACGTAAAAAAAAATGGATATATATATTTGCCACCAAATAAAGAAAATTACATATACGAAGTTATCCAAGGTGCGGTAAAACTTGGTGGATACTCAGACAATGGAGAAAGTTTTGTTTATGAAGTTTTACCTCACACAGAGTTTTTTGGCAACTTTAAATACCTTAATGGTCAGTTTCAAGAATATGCTAAAGCAATCGTAGATTGTAAAATTAGAGTATACAATTTAGATTTTTTTAAAGCAACTGTATTAACAAACCCTTTTCTTTCTAACTGGTTTATTTCTTACCTAGTAAAACGATGGTGTTCTGCAGAAGTAAAATTAAAAAACATTAAAGAAAAACATGTTAAAGAAAGAATAGCTTCTCTTCAAAATCATTATAATGTTCCTATAGAGGATGTAAATGGTAAATCTTATATTTTATTTAACCTATTAACAAAACAGGATATGGGTGACCTTATCGGGGTCACCCGTCAAACTGTTGCTTCTATTATACAGAAAGAAAAGCAATTAATTTTTTAA
- a CDS encoding carboxypeptidase regulatory-like domain-containing protein gives MKLSVVKNRLTISMMITFGVLFFNIHHSFGQATNASVKGVITDKSGEPLMGATVIVKNTSTGFSSGATTSETGSYKIQQLPLGGPYSVTAKYLGFTDVVHKGFLLNLNDALTVDFVLQESATSLDEIVISSNGLAKRIQQMGASTKIGEVQIKNLPSEGRNFTRLTSLSPLQGAGSLNLGGQRRTSTNVTIDGVNFRNTLTAGEVGKGPYTISQEAIREFEVSTNDYDVSQGRQGGGSITSVTKSGTNEFEGSAFFYHRADNLQSQYTIQGQDREADFYNSQSGFSLGGPIIKDKLHFFLVYERQDAGDPQFIANIQSDNDANNLRISEESLNRFLQIGRDKYGLSDSQQVGQFDRVTEANNLFFRLDWQINDKHRLTFRNLYNKWDNPLSVSDNSNIEVAESYSDFESKENSMFLSLRSAFSSSVTNEFKVQYQHAERIFAPNSELPSQNIPRAIVQVESVLPNGNSSNRTVQLGGQRYSPETNLENQLQISNTTYLSAGKFNFTFGTDNLITYLETQLSNEQNGRFFFDSLDDFENLNASRYAREVPLQGSSLVKQTVLDLSLFAQVEFDVNPNLNLAAGIRYDATAFLDDAEYNPLVDQELGIRTDVKPEDFDNIQPRVQLTWNIEGNDTDILKIGGGVFTSQPHYYAQVNNIQNSGTLLGAIDVTGANVPTPDFEGYRNDPSTVPGVPAGVTPFSTINAVSPDFEVPTIYKANVNYTHFFGDRYSLGVNAVFSHTKNNYVYQEANLVAEPYFVTPQGREVFVPANTISANGSTDWTESRESDLVGRTLVLTSDGILDNLALVVDGSARIGKDGYVNASFTVNRSKDNSSYNCCVANTSTFLPVKGDPRDLNYGYSDNHFDTKIVVNGATPTWKGFTLGATIVGTGGTRYSLEAGGNRSANGDFNLSNEIAYIFNPDDASTPQYIKDSYNEVLNDPETSQGFKDYLKESYGSFAERNGGKNPFSATVDLRLVKKFSFLNPKHALEISADVFNFMNLLNKEWGRSHNFGNRSFMNINGFDQSTNSYEYNIQTGAGTEPINGTPWRLQFGVRYSFN, from the coding sequence ATGAAATTATCAGTAGTAAAAAATCGTTTAACCATTAGTATGATGATTACTTTTGGGGTATTGTTTTTTAACATTCATCATTCTTTTGGGCAAGCAACAAATGCTTCCGTAAAAGGAGTTATTACAGACAAAAGTGGAGAGCCTTTAATGGGAGCTACCGTAATTGTTAAAAATACTTCTACAGGATTTAGTTCTGGTGCTACAACAAGTGAAACTGGAAGTTACAAAATTCAGCAATTACCTTTAGGAGGTCCTTATTCTGTAACTGCAAAATATTTAGGTTTTACAGATGTAGTTCATAAAGGTTTTTTATTAAACTTAAATGATGCCTTAACGGTTGATTTTGTTTTACAAGAATCTGCTACCTCTTTAGATGAAATTGTTATTTCTTCTAATGGTTTGGCAAAACGTATTCAGCAAATGGGAGCTTCAACAAAAATTGGAGAAGTTCAAATTAAAAACTTACCATCTGAAGGAAGAAATTTTACAAGACTAACTAGTTTGTCTCCTTTGCAAGGAGCTGGAAGTCTAAATTTAGGAGGTCAAAGAAGAACGTCTACAAATGTAACTATTGATGGTGTTAATTTTAGAAATACACTTACAGCAGGTGAGGTTGGTAAAGGTCCTTATACGATTTCTCAAGAAGCTATTAGAGAATTTGAGGTTTCTACAAATGATTATGATGTAAGTCAAGGTCGCCAAGGTGGTGGTTCTATTACTTCTGTAACAAAATCTGGTACGAATGAGTTTGAAGGGAGTGCTTTCTTTTATCACAGAGCAGACAATCTTCAAAGTCAATATACAATACAAGGACAAGATAGAGAAGCAGATTTTTATAACTCTCAATCTGGTTTTAGTTTAGGAGGTCCAATAATTAAAGATAAGTTGCATTTTTTCTTAGTTTATGAAAGACAAGATGCAGGAGACCCTCAATTTATTGCAAACATACAAAGTGATAACGATGCAAATAATTTAAGAATTTCAGAAGAAAGTTTAAATCGTTTTTTACAAATAGGTAGAGATAAATATGGTTTAAGTGATTCTCAGCAAGTTGGGCAATTTGATAGAGTAACAGAAGCTAATAATTTATTTTTTAGATTAGATTGGCAAATTAACGATAAGCATAGATTAACTTTTAGAAACTTATATAATAAGTGGGACAATCCTTTAAGTGTAAGTGATAATTCTAATATAGAAGTTGCAGAGTCTTATTCTGATTTTGAATCAAAAGAAAATAGCATGTTTCTGTCATTGCGTTCTGCTTTTTCATCGAGTGTAACGAATGAGTTTAAAGTTCAATACCAACATGCAGAACGTATTTTTGCACCTAATTCAGAATTGCCGTCACAAAATATACCAAGAGCAATTGTGCAAGTAGAATCTGTTTTACCAAATGGCAATAGCAGTAATAGAACTGTACAATTAGGAGGACAACGTTATTCACCAGAAACTAATTTAGAAAATCAGCTTCAAATTTCAAACACAACATATCTTAGTGCAGGTAAATTTAACTTTACGTTTGGTACAGATAACTTAATTACCTACTTAGAAACGCAATTATCTAATGAGCAAAATGGTCGTTTTTTCTTTGATTCTTTAGATGATTTCGAAAACTTAAACGCTTCTAGATATGCAAGAGAAGTGCCTTTACAAGGCTCTTCTTTAGTGAAACAAACTGTTTTAGATTTATCACTTTTTGCTCAGGTAGAATTTGATGTAAATCCTAATTTAAATCTTGCGGCAGGTATCCGTTATGATGCAACAGCATTTTTAGATGATGCAGAATATAATCCTTTAGTGGATCAAGAATTAGGAATTCGTACCGATGTAAAACCAGAGGATTTTGATAATATTCAACCAAGAGTTCAATTAACTTGGAATATTGAAGGAAATGATACTGATATTTTAAAAATTGGTGGAGGTGTCTTTACTTCTCAACCGCATTATTATGCACAAGTTAATAATATTCAGAATAGTGGAACTTTATTAGGAGCTATTGATGTTACAGGTGCAAATGTACCAACACCAGATTTTGAAGGGTATAGAAATGACCCAAGTACTGTGCCTGGTGTTCCGGCAGGAGTAACTCCATTTTCTACCATAAATGCGGTAAGCCCAGATTTTGAAGTACCAACCATTTATAAGGCAAACGTAAATTATACGCACTTTTTTGGAGATAGATATAGTTTAGGAGTAAACGCTGTTTTTAGTCATACTAAAAATAACTATGTATACCAAGAAGCAAATTTAGTAGCAGAACCTTATTTTGTAACGCCACAAGGCAGAGAGGTTTTTGTGCCTGCAAATACAATTTCTGCAAACGGAAGTACAGATTGGACAGAGTCTAGAGAATCAGATTTAGTAGGTAGAACTTTAGTATTAACATCTGATGGTATCTTAGATAATCTTGCTTTAGTAGTCGATGGTTCTGCAAGAATAGGAAAAGATGGTTATGTAAATGCAAGTTTTACTGTAAATCGTTCTAAAGACAATTCTTCATACAACTGTTGTGTTGCTAATACGTCTACTTTTCTTCCTGTTAAAGGAGATCCTCGAGATTTAAATTATGGTTATTCTGATAATCATTTTGACACTAAAATTGTCGTAAACGGGGCAACACCAACTTGGAAAGGATTTACTTTAGGAGCAACAATTGTGGGTACAGGAGGTACAAGATATTCTTTAGAGGCAGGTGGAAATAGAAGTGCAAATGGAGACTTTAATTTAAGTAATGAAATTGCATATATTTTTAATCCAGATGATGCAAGTACGCCTCAATATATTAAAGATAGTTATAATGAAGTATTAAACGATCCAGAAACTTCTCAAGGATTTAAAGATTATTTAAAAGAAAGTTATGGAAGTTTTGCAGAAAGAAACGGCGGAAAAAATCCTTTTAGTGCAACAGTAGATCTTCGTCTTGTAAAAAAGTTTAGTTTTTTAAACCCAAAGCATGCTTTAGAAATATCTGCAGACGTTTTTAACTTTATGAACTTATTAAATAAAGAGTGGGGACGCAGCCATAATTTTGGAAACAGAAGTTTTATGAATATTAATGGATTTGATCAATCAACAAATAGCTACGAATACAATATACAAACAGGTGCTGGTACAGAACCAATAAACGGAACTCCTTGGAGATTGCAGTTTGGTGTAAGATATTCGTTTAATTAA
- a CDS encoding RNA polymerase sigma factor — MQEYGELALALVAKNNLNTSAINQVIETSESNIFPVEKTDALIWKELKSGKKTALEELYNRYVNILFSYGMYHSKDRGYVMDCIHDLFVDLYKYKNKLSKTDNVKYYLFKSLKRKINKKYHKKNTSVSLDDFDYEIDAMNKKHSDSCEKHIITEEGISERNSRLRSAMKTLSDSQRKVLSLKFEQEKSYEEISMIMEVSIESARTSVYRAIKVLRKLNFSVLLLQLSFYFL; from the coding sequence ATGCAAGAATATGGAGAATTAGCATTGGCTTTGGTAGCAAAAAACAATCTTAATACATCTGCGATAAATCAAGTAATAGAAACAAGTGAAAGTAATATTTTTCCTGTAGAAAAAACGGATGCATTAATTTGGAAGGAATTAAAGAGTGGTAAAAAAACAGCTTTAGAAGAGCTTTATAATAGATACGTAAATATATTATTTTCTTATGGTATGTATCATTCAAAAGATAGAGGTTATGTTATGGACTGTATCCACGATTTATTTGTAGACTTATATAAATACAAAAACAAGCTTTCTAAAACAGATAATGTTAAGTATTATCTTTTTAAATCTTTAAAAAGGAAAATTAATAAAAAGTATCATAAAAAAAACACTTCTGTTTCTTTAGATGATTTTGATTATGAAATTGATGCTATGAATAAAAAGCATTCAGATTCTTGTGAGAAACACATTATAACCGAAGAAGGTATTTCCGAAAGAAACTCAAGGTTAAGAAGTGCAATGAAAACTTTAAGTGATAGTCAAAGAAAAGTTTTGAGTTTAAAATTTGAGCAAGAAAAATCTTACGAAGAAATTTCTATGATTATGGAGGTTTCTATTGAATCTGCCAGAACGTCTGTTTATAGAGCAATTAAAGTATTAAGAAAATTAAATTTCAGTGTTTTATTACTACAGTTATCTTTTTATTTTTTATAA
- the rimM gene encoding ribosome maturation factor RimM (Essential for efficient processing of 16S rRNA), with product MRKEDCFYLGKIVTKYSFKGEVVIKLDTDEPELYTEMESVYVEFGTNLVPFFIDKSSLHKGNQLRVQFEDVYSDEEADSILKCGVYLPNTMLPELTGDKFYYHEVIGFTVVDANFGEVGQIVHINDKAAQPLFEIDRNGTEIFIPMVDDFIKKVDRENKTIQVDTPEGLIDLYLS from the coding sequence ATGCGTAAAGAAGATTGTTTTTATTTAGGCAAAATCGTTACAAAATATAGTTTTAAAGGTGAAGTTGTTATCAAATTAGATACCGACGAGCCTGAGTTGTATACAGAAATGGAATCAGTTTATGTCGAATTCGGCACAAACTTGGTTCCATTTTTTATTGATAAAAGTTCATTACACAAAGGAAATCAGTTACGTGTTCAGTTTGAAGATGTTTATTCTGATGAAGAAGCAGATTCTATCTTAAAATGTGGTGTTTATTTACCAAATACAATGTTGCCAGAATTAACGGGTGACAAATTTTACTATCATGAAGTAATTGGTTTTACAGTTGTTGATGCTAATTTTGGAGAAGTTGGGCAAATTGTTCATATAAACGACAAAGCAGCGCAACCGCTTTTTGAAATTGACAGGAATGGAACAGAGATTTTTATTCCGATGGTAGATGATTTTATCAAAAAAGTAGATAGAGAGAACAAAACAATTCAAGTAGATACTCCAGAGGGGTTGATTGATTTGTATTTGTCTTAA
- a CDS encoding endonuclease/exonuclease/phosphatase family protein — MKNSIYILVFLILISCGGSKNLIEKDASFSEKSYVAKESGEVIPSDYIFPKKESFKVLSWNVEHFVDSFDDPYIDSKRENSPDSLMNNKVANLVTALKKIDADVVVLQEFESAKFLRSIADENLQNMGYVYFADVPSHGWYMNVVVMSKFPLGIIYGYGNVTTPLLEYKNEEGQLETQNTLNTRMWSIEVYPSSDYNFLLTGVHLKAGRGERNIAMRKGQINFLKQQYKRFLKEDKNKNILIVGDFNSVQGSEEINLFLNEKVKREKFIDPLPETVMTHTSDDPKRRLDYILMNTNMYKEYKENSAEVPQLFVPKKMREISDHLPVTTTFIIK; from the coding sequence ATGAAAAATAGTATATACATTTTAGTCTTCTTAATTTTAATAAGTTGTGGAGGTTCTAAGAATTTAATAGAAAAAGATGCTTCTTTTTCTGAGAAAAGTTATGTAGCAAAAGAAAGCGGAGAAGTAATTCCTTCTGATTACATTTTCCCTAAAAAAGAAAGTTTTAAAGTCCTTTCTTGGAACGTAGAGCATTTTGTAGACTCTTTTGATGATCCTTATATCGATTCTAAAAGAGAAAATAGCCCCGATTCTTTAATGAATAATAAAGTAGCCAATTTAGTAACTGCTTTAAAAAAAATAGATGCAGATGTAGTTGTATTACAAGAATTTGAAAGTGCAAAATTTTTAAGAAGTATTGCTGATGAAAATTTGCAAAATATGGGGTATGTATATTTTGCAGACGTTCCTAGCCATGGTTGGTATATGAATGTAGTTGTTATGAGTAAATTTCCGTTAGGTATTATTTATGGTTATGGAAATGTAACAACACCTCTTTTAGAATATAAAAATGAAGAAGGACAATTAGAAACACAAAACACTTTAAATACTAGAATGTGGTCTATAGAAGTATATCCTAGTTCAGATTATAATTTTTTACTTACCGGGGTTCATTTAAAAGCAGGTAGAGGAGAACGAAATATAGCCATGAGAAAAGGTCAGATTAATTTTCTGAAACAGCAGTATAAGCGATTCTTAAAAGAAGACAAAAACAAAAATATTTTAATAGTAGGAGATTTTAATAGTGTACAAGGTAGCGAAGAAATTAATCTTTTTTTAAATGAAAAAGTAAAGAGAGAGAAGTTTATAGACCCATTACCCGAAACAGTAATGACACATACTTCTGATGATCCTAAACGAAGATTAGACTATATATTGATGAATACCAATATGTATAAAGAATATAAAGAAAATTCAGCGGAAGTCCCCCAACTTTTTGTACCTAAAAAAATGAGAGAAATTAGTGATCATTTACCAGTAACCACAACATTTATAATTAAATAA
- a CDS encoding alkaline phosphatase D family protein, with protein sequence MKKIIIVLAFFTVLSCKTTSKSSEDKTYFKQSTKEKAADFVLTFGSCNKPDQTNLLWDDIAELNPDVWLWGGDIIYADTENMDKMEADYNLQKKQKGYVNLLKETKVLGTWDDHDFGANDAGLEYPKKEKSQELLLDFLEVDKNSPRRKREGVYHSEVIETAKGSVKVILLDTRYFRTSISKKSVNGDQESRTILGEQQWAWLESELVNSSAEFNIILSSVQVIAEKHPYEKWANFPLERKKLLDVIVSSKANNVILLSGDRHISEFSKEEVSGLTYPLIDFTSSGMTHASENFTKEYNPARVGKVISTKSFGVLKINFDEKKVQMEMRGDATLQQKIEQIYPL encoded by the coding sequence ATGAAAAAAATTATTATAGTACTTGCTTTTTTTACAGTTTTATCATGTAAAACAACTTCTAAATCAAGTGAAGATAAAACTTATTTTAAGCAGTCAACAAAAGAAAAAGCAGCAGATTTTGTACTTACTTTTGGCTCTTGTAATAAACCAGATCAAACGAATCTGTTGTGGGATGATATTGCTGAATTAAATCCAGATGTATGGTTGTGGGGAGGAGATATTATTTATGCAGACACAGAGAATATGGATAAAATGGAAGCAGATTATAATCTTCAAAAAAAGCAAAAAGGATATGTAAACCTTTTAAAAGAAACTAAGGTTTTGGGAACTTGGGATGATCATGATTTTGGAGCTAATGATGCAGGTTTAGAATATCCTAAAAAAGAAAAAAGTCAGGAACTATTATTGGATTTTTTAGAAGTTGATAAAAATTCTCCTAGAAGAAAAAGAGAAGGAGTGTATCATTCTGAAGTTATAGAAACAGCTAAAGGGTCTGTAAAAGTTATTTTATTAGATACTCGTTATTTTAGAACAAGTATTAGCAAAAAAAGTGTAAACGGTGATCAAGAGAGTCGTACTATTTTAGGTGAGCAGCAATGGGCTTGGTTAGAAAGTGAGTTGGTTAATTCATCTGCAGAATTTAATATTATTTTAAGTAGTGTACAGGTAATTGCAGAAAAACATCCCTATGAAAAGTGGGCAAACTTTCCGTTAGAACGTAAAAAACTACTGGATGTAATCGTATCTTCAAAAGCTAATAACGTTATTCTATTGTCTGGAGATCGTCATATATCTGAGTTTTCTAAAGAAGAAGTTAGCGGATTAACTTACCCTTTAATTGATTTTACATCTAGTGGAATGACACATGCAAGTGAGAATTTTACAAAAGAATACAATCCGGCAAGAGTAGGTAAAGTTATTTCTACAAAAAGTTTTGGGGTGTTAAAAATTAATTTTGATGAAAAAAAGGTTCAGATGGAAATGCGTGGAGATGCCACGTTACAACAAAAAATAGAACAAATTTACCCTCTGTAA
- a CDS encoding 30S ribosomal protein S16, whose amino-acid sequence MSVKIRLQRHGKKGKPFYWIVAADARAKRDGKYLEKIGTYNPNANPAIIDLDVDLAVTWLQNGAQPTDTAKNILSYKGAMLKNHLAGGVRKGALTQEQADAKFAAWVEAKATKISDKEAGLSKAQSEAKAAALAAEKAVNEARIEAAKPVVEEVAEEVVAEAEEAPETIDDAAAKAAE is encoded by the coding sequence ATGTCTGTAAAGATTAGATTACAAAGACACGGTAAAAAAGGGAAACCATTCTATTGGATCGTTGCCGCTGATGCTCGTGCAAAAAGAGATGGTAAATACTTAGAAAAAATAGGTACTTACAATCCTAACGCTAACCCTGCAATTATTGATTTAGATGTAGATTTAGCTGTAACTTGGTTACAAAATGGTGCACAACCAACTGATACTGCAAAAAACATTTTATCTTACAAAGGTGCTATGTTAAAGAATCATTTAGCTGGTGGTGTAAGAAAAGGTGCTTTAACTCAAGAGCAAGCAGATGCAAAATTTGCAGCGTGGGTAGAAGCAAAAGCTACTAAGATTTCTGATAAAGAAGCTGGTTTATCTAAAGCACAATCTGAGGCGAAAGCAGCAGCATTGGCAGCAGAAAAAGCAGTAAATGAAGCAAGAATTGAAGCAGCTAAACCAGTTGTTGAAGAAGTAGCAGAAGAGGTTGTTGCTGAGGCTGAAGAGGCTCCAGAAACTATTGATGATGCAGCAGCAAAAGCAGCAGAATAA